ACCTGCAAAAGTGATCCGCTCTAGAGGATGGTATATCCGGGCTAGCGAGTCGAAGTTAGGCATTGAATAAGGATGACTAGAAAGGGGCACATCAGGCATACATCCGCTAGCGCTCTTGAGCTCTCGATCTTGAAATGGCTTCGTTTGAAATGCAGGCCAGCTAGGCAAGTAAGTGAAATCAGGACTGTGATCTCGATCAGAACGGTTTCGGCAGAGGTGGCGATCAGGCTAGCGACAGCGCATCCAAAGGTAAGAAAATAGGCGACCGTTCGGGTGTAGGGTTCTTCCAGCCGCGTCCACGAGCGAATGAATAGGCAATTCGATGCGAATAGTAGCCAAACGCTGAGCAATGCTAGAAACGGTATCGAATAAGGCCCGATGAAGAGAAGGGCCGCGCAGAGGATGAGGAGGGCGGTAAAAAGTGATTTCGCGAGCGGGTAAATCGATAGCCGTCTGGCCTTCTGGGCGAAGAGGGTGTAGGCCAGAGAGGCGGCGGTGAGGATCAGTCCATTTGTCAGCTCCTGAGAACTCAGGCTCTTGATCGACAGCGCCACTGTTGCGAGAAGCACCGTTGCCCAGATGCCTAAAAATGTCTTTTGGTGGTTCGCATAAAGGGAGTGCTGCGGGCTGGAGGGTTTATCCCGTTTCAGATTGTCGAACCACCGGTCCGCTGCGTAGCCTAGCCAAACCGAGGCGAAGACGATGACGAATTTTGGCCAAGTCTGATGGGAGTCTTTGACGTGAGAAAAAAGGGCCTGCCATGCGATCGCGACCAAAGGAGCGTCGAGCGATAAGTAGGTAAGCCATTTTAGCCGAGAAAACATTACGCTGGCAGTAGATGGGGAAATCGCGGGAGGTGGCGAACGCTTTCCGTTTAGGTTCGCCTTGATAAGAGGCGGCACGCGGATATGGTCGAAACTTTGATTTTGGCTGCAAATCCCTCTCCTCCTGTCTTTTCCGTTCGCAAACATCTGTGAAAAAGGCAGGAATCTGCGGCATGTCGGCCTTGGGAGCTATATCGAATCCAGACGTTTGCGTGGTGCTCACGACTCAGTGGCGCGCTTCCGCCTTTGGGTTCGCGGGCGATCCTAATGCTAGAACAATCTGTCTAGATGATTTGGCCGAAGAGTCGCGGTGGATTCGTCAGGCGGTGACGCCTCACCCTTTTGGCGTTTTTGCGAGAGCAGCCTTTTTGACCGGGCTGCGTTCTCCAAAAAACGGAATCGAAAATTACTTTGATCCTTTGCCAGCGAAGAGTCGAAGCTTGGCAGCTGCATTTGAGGTGGCCGGCTATGAGACCGCTTTTTTCGGAAAATGGCAGCTTTATGAGAGAGACCCGCTGGCCCCTGTCGTCGGAGAGGCGCACGCGAGAGTCGTTGTTCCGGAGAATCGCCGGCTTGGTTTTGGGCTTTGGGAAGGCTTCGAGTCTGGATTTTTGCTGAATGATCCGCTTCTTCACGGGACCGGCATCCCTCAACCAAAGCGTTTCGAAGGATACCAAAGCGATGTCGTTATCGATCGCTTTTTGGAGTTTCGTCGCCGTCGGACTTCTCGGAAACCGCTTTTTTCCGTTATCAGCCTGGATTCGCCTCATCCGCCTTACGCAGCGCCTGCAGCGGGGATAAAACCCTTGGATCCCGATTCCATTCGCTTGTTGAGAGGCACCACAAGTGATCCTGATTTGAGGGCAACGGCGAGGAGAGAGCTCTCTGGCTACTACTCTCACATCGAGGCGACAGACCGTTCCATTGGCCGGCTGGTCGATTTCGAGAGGAAATTTGGCTGCTGGAATGACAGTATATTCGCTTTCAGCTCGGTGCATGGAGATATGCATGGAGTGGATGGGAAGTTCAGAAAGGGATGGCCGGATGAAGAGGCGGTTCGTATCCCGATGTTGATCAAAGGTGCTGGGATTGGCGTGGACGATGATTTACTCATGTCTTTGGTCGACCTCGGGCCAACTTTGCTCGGCTTGGCAGGCGTTGATTCCGCTTGGGGAGGGGATGGATCAAACTTGGCTTCTTGCCTTTTAGGTGGAGACCCCGGTCCTCCTCAGCAGGAGATCTCCATGCCAAGCGTGCCCCCGTTTGCCAAGCAGTGTGCGTATGTTTGGAACGCCAATCGCACTCCCGAGCGGACCGAAGTTTTCCCGAAAGACGACGAGCCTTACACTTTGGAGCATCTCGGAAATTGGGAATTTGAGGCCTAGGCAAAATCTGCCCTCGACCGTTTTGTAGGACTCTGAAGGACTTTTTAAGTATTTTAAAGCGTTGATAAACAGAGGTTAACATAAGGAG
This region of Pelagicoccus albus genomic DNA includes:
- a CDS encoding sulfatase-like hydrolase/transferase, with product MKKAGICGMSALGAISNPDVCVVLTTQWRASAFGFAGDPNARTICLDDLAEESRWIRQAVTPHPFGVFARAAFLTGLRSPKNGIENYFDPLPAKSRSLAAAFEVAGYETAFFGKWQLYERDPLAPVVGEAHARVVVPENRRLGFGLWEGFESGFLLNDPLLHGTGIPQPKRFEGYQSDVVIDRFLEFRRRRTSRKPLFSVISLDSPHPPYAAPAAGIKPLDPDSIRLLRGTTSDPDLRATARRELSGYYSHIEATDRSIGRLVDFERKFGCWNDSIFAFSSVHGDMHGVDGKFRKGWPDEEAVRIPMLIKGAGIGVDDDLLMSLVDLGPTLLGLAGVDSAWGGDGSNLASCLLGGDPGPPQQEISMPSVPPFAKQCAYVWNANRTPERTEVFPKDDEPYTLEHLGNWEFEA